In the genome of Anomalospiza imberbis isolate Cuckoo-Finch-1a 21T00152 chromosome 27, ASM3175350v1, whole genome shotgun sequence, one region contains:
- the PALM gene encoding paralemmin-1 isoform X2, translating to MEVVEASTLQQERLQAIAEKRKRQTEIENKRRQLEDDRRQLQHLKSKALRERWLLEGAPASASEEEEAMKKQMQEDEVKTKELEETIQRLEKELEMLENSSSVASTKENLAEAAAKEEKKPEAVPNTQKSPLGTVKGARLSSPSPADKRVSSSPVKAVEGSEMMKAVVHAVSAEDGALQNGAHPLSSSEVDELLHKADEATLSEAAGRQTPAKAGKGGGSAPGSQKPTPRREITGLQAKVPPGEGTEPSQEQPVTMIFMGYQNVEDENETKKVLGLEGTIKAELVVIEDAESKPEPAHKDHTPPNGTALEPAAAQPLGEEGAGGQKPGANATDAKEAEQETDVKKQRCKCCTVM from the exons ggtCGTGGAGGCCAGCACCCTTcagcaggagaggctgcaggcCATCGCG gagAAGCGGAAGCGTCAGACGGAGATCGAGAACAAAAGGCGGCAGCTCGAGGATGACAGGCGGCAGCTGCAGCATCTCAAG TCCAAGGCTCTGCGGGAGAGATGGCTCCTGGAGGGGGCCCCAGCTTCTGCCTCcgaggaggaagaggccatgaagAAACAGATGCAGGAGGATGAGGTGAAGAccaaggagctggaggaaaccATCCAGAG gctggagaaggagctggagatGCTGGAGAACAGCAGCTCAGTGGCTTCGACCAAGGAGAacctggcagaggcagcagccaaggaggagaagaagcCTGAGGCTGTCCCCAACACGCAGAAG AGTCCCCTGGGCACAGTTAAGG GCGCTCGTCTCTCCTCTCCATCTCCAGCCGACAAGAGGGTCTCCAGCAGCCCCGTGAAGGCAGTGGAAGGCAGTGAAATGATGAAGGCGG TGGTGCATGCGGTGAGTGCCGAGGACGGGGCCCTGCAGAACGGGGCCCACCCCCTCAGCTCCTCCGAGGTCGACGAGCTCCTGCACAAGGCGGACGAGGCCACCCTGAGTGAAGCTGCCGGGCGCCAGACCCCAGCCAAGGCTGGCAAGGGGGGCGGCAGCGCCCCGGGCAGCCAGAAGCCGACGCCGCGGCGGGAGATCACGGGGCTGCAAGCGAAGGTGCCACCGGGCGAGgggacagagcccagccaggagcaACCCGTCACCATGATCTTCATGGGCTACCAGAACGTGGAGGATGAGAACGAGACCAAgaaggtgctggggctggagggcaCCATCAAGGCAGAGCTGGTGGTGATTGAGGATGCCGAGAGCAAGCCGGAGCCGGCACACAAGGACCACACGCCGCCCAACGGCACCGCCCTGGAGCCGGCGGCCGCCCAGCCGCTGGGCGAGGAGGGTGCGGGCGGGCAGAAGCCGGGTGCCAACGCCACAGATGCCAAGGAGGCCGAGCAGGAGACAGACGTGAAGAAGCAGCGCTGCAAGTGCTGCACGGTGATGTGA
- the PALM gene encoding paralemmin-1 isoform X1, which produces MEVVEASTLQQERLQAIAEKRKRQTEIENKRRQLEDDRRQLQHLKSKALRERWLLEGAPASASEEEEAMKKQMQEDEVKTKELEETIQRLEKELEMLENSSSVASTKENLAEAAAKEEKKPEAVPNTQKSPLGTVKADKRVSSSPVKAVEGSEMMKAAMYSVEITVEKDRVTGETKVLSSTTMLPQNHCLQGVKVYEDELKVVHAVSAEDGALQNGAHPLSSSEVDELLHKADEATLSEAAGRQTPAKAGKGGGSAPGSQKPTPRREITGLQAKVPPGEGTEPSQEQPVTMIFMGYQNVEDENETKKVLGLEGTIKAELVVIEDAESKPEPAHKDHTPPNGTALEPAAAQPLGEEGAGGQKPGANATDAKEAEQETDVKKQRCKCCTVM; this is translated from the exons ggtCGTGGAGGCCAGCACCCTTcagcaggagaggctgcaggcCATCGCG gagAAGCGGAAGCGTCAGACGGAGATCGAGAACAAAAGGCGGCAGCTCGAGGATGACAGGCGGCAGCTGCAGCATCTCAAG TCCAAGGCTCTGCGGGAGAGATGGCTCCTGGAGGGGGCCCCAGCTTCTGCCTCcgaggaggaagaggccatgaagAAACAGATGCAGGAGGATGAGGTGAAGAccaaggagctggaggaaaccATCCAGAG gctggagaaggagctggagatGCTGGAGAACAGCAGCTCAGTGGCTTCGACCAAGGAGAacctggcagaggcagcagccaaggaggagaagaagcCTGAGGCTGTCCCCAACACGCAGAAG AGTCCCCTGGGCACAGTTAAGG CCGACAAGAGGGTCTCCAGCAGCCCCGTGAAGGCAGTGGAAGGCAGTGAAATGATGAAGGCGG CCATGTACTCGGTGGAGATCACAGTGGAGAAGGACAGAGTGACTGGGGAGACCAAGGTCCTGTCCAGCACCACCATGCTCCCCCAGAACCACTGTCTGCAGGGGGTCAAAGTGTACGAGGATGAGCTGAAAG TGGTGCATGCGGTGAGTGCCGAGGACGGGGCCCTGCAGAACGGGGCCCACCCCCTCAGCTCCTCCGAGGTCGACGAGCTCCTGCACAAGGCGGACGAGGCCACCCTGAGTGAAGCTGCCGGGCGCCAGACCCCAGCCAAGGCTGGCAAGGGGGGCGGCAGCGCCCCGGGCAGCCAGAAGCCGACGCCGCGGCGGGAGATCACGGGGCTGCAAGCGAAGGTGCCACCGGGCGAGgggacagagcccagccaggagcaACCCGTCACCATGATCTTCATGGGCTACCAGAACGTGGAGGATGAGAACGAGACCAAgaaggtgctggggctggagggcaCCATCAAGGCAGAGCTGGTGGTGATTGAGGATGCCGAGAGCAAGCCGGAGCCGGCACACAAGGACCACACGCCGCCCAACGGCACCGCCCTGGAGCCGGCGGCCGCCCAGCCGCTGGGCGAGGAGGGTGCGGGCGGGCAGAAGCCGGGTGCCAACGCCACAGATGCCAAGGAGGCCGAGCAGGAGACAGACGTGAAGAAGCAGCGCTGCAAGTGCTGCACGGTGATGTGA
- the LOC137463081 gene encoding uncharacterized protein KIAA1958 homolog, translating into MSESSSDRRGGSTSSLQVDLSNLVIWAHTHGTICNQIPALEFMQNTDHVSNDNAVLWMCRAGHAYHWHCGKSHNRGEEVTEAVGRRKRFLSSESLARESSFEEKRLKLTPSPFEMDQGDSGSTGPCGRHQGVTEQKADSAYTMNNEPKGSQNSRKPKTLFSAAEQHFSMSGNRVQTGEQDVKSESDDIQIIISDEEQYEADEDNQGDRISPDNVSEPSAEELQMHHCQKMALHQPTASQKPAFAPTAKPPLARAYILETPASNSEDLSRNILRLAPSTAAGPTAETSTARSLPGSAAPKECFKPLPVPSTEAKAQLESQPSVIFFELQATAAVQQHLQTSPQERGTPGTGSSENSGEKVDEDSETSESGQTPCSSAFWSPESHPPAASNGDVLKKQEKKKSSTTGDIKVLEEWLKLHHPSEMRKIHMLPPAELDHYLVSFFSSAKKQNGMDFSANSLSLFRCNINRYLQAHNYQYNILRGPEFRASQEIYKLKYWYLYQKKEEGWNVVENLTDEDVENLIKKGILSKTDPQGLLQLMFTNLIRGFGAITHHQAHQLHWGQVVLRKTKGEVEYLEWKDDLSPRGNEGKLSPQLFAKPEYPESCPVASYKEYARKRPPDMLDDNHPLYLSPKSMCSVWDKVWYSRKALSNAKIDKILKLITQEVKGAVRKSKR; encoded by the exons atg AgtgagagcagcagtgacagaaggGGCGGCAGTACCAGTTCCCTTCAAGTGGATCTCTCCAACCTTGTGATCTGGGCGCACACTCATGGGACCATATGCAACCAGATCCCAGCCCTGGAATTTATGCAGAACACAGATCACGTGAGCAATGACAACGCTGTGCTGTGGATGTGCAGAGCTGGACATGCCTATCACTGGCACTGTGGGAAGTCACACAACAGAGGTGAAGAAGTGACTGAGGCTgtaggaaggagaaagaggtTCCTGTCTTCTGAGTCTTTGGCAAGAGAATCCAGCTTTGAGGAAAAGAGGCTCAAGCTGACCCCATCACCTTTTGAGATGGATCAAGGAGATTCTGGGAGCACAGGGCCATGTGGCAGACACCAAGGGGTCACTGAGCAGAAGGCTGACAGTGCCTACACAATGAATAACGAGCCCAAGGGGAGTCAAAATAGCAGGAAACCCAAAACATTAttctctgcagcagagcagcacttcTCAATGTCTGGTAATAGAGTCCAGACTGGCGAACAAGATGTGAAGTCCGAAAGTGACGACATACAGATCATCATCTCTGATGAAGAGCAGTATGAGGCAGATGAAGACAACCAAGGAGACAGAATCAGCCCAGATAATGTGTCAGAGCCATCTGCTGAGGAGTTGCAGATGCACCACTGCCAGAAGATGGCATTGCACCAGCCAACAGCCTCCCAAAAACCTGCCTTTGCCCCCACGGCAAAGCCACCCCTAGCCCGTGCCTACATTCTGGAGACTCCTGCCAGCAACTCAGAGGACCTGAGCAGGAACATCCTGAGGCTGGCTCcttccactgctgcagggcccaCAGCTGAAACTTCCACAGCAAGGAGCCTCCCGGGGTCCGCAGCACCAAAGGAATGTTTCAAACCCCttcctgtccccagcactgaaGCCAAGGCCCAGCTTGAATCACAGCCCTCGGTGATATTCTTTGAGCTCCAAGCCACTGCTGCTGTTCAGCAACATCTCCAGACGAGCCCTCAAGAGCGTGGCACACCGGGAACGGGCTCCAGTGAGAACAGTGGTGAGAAGGTGGATGAGGACAGCGAGACATCAGAATCTGGGCAGACACCTTGTTCTTCAGCCTTCTGGAGTCCAGAGAGCCATCCACCTGCAGCTTCAAATGGAG ATGTGCTgaagaagcaggagaaaaagaaaagctctaCAACTGGAGACATAAAAGTGCTTGAAGAGTGGCTGAAGTTGCACCACCCCTCCGAGATGCGCAAGATCCACATGCTGCCTCCTGCAGAACTCGACCACTACCTGGTCTCGTTCTTCAGCTCTGCCAAGAAACAGAATGGCATGGATTTTTCTGCCAATTCCTTAAGCTTGTTCCGGTGCAACATCAACCGGTACCTCCAGGCCCACAACTACCAGTACAACATACTGAGAGGGCCAGAGTTCAGAGCCTCTCAGGAAATCTATAAATTAAAGTATTGGTACCTGTATcaaaagaaggaggaagggtgGAATGTTGTGGAGAACCTGACAGATGAAGATGTGGAAAACCTTATTAAGAAGGGAATTTTAAGCAAGACAGACCCTCAGGGCTTGCTGCAGCTCATGTTCACCAACCTCATTAGGGGGTTTGGGGCAATCACCCACCACCAGGCCCACCAGCTGCACTGGGGACAGGTGGTGCTGAGGAAGACCAAAGGAGAGGTGGAGTACTTGGAGTGGAAGGATGAtctgagtcccaggggaaacGAAGGGAAGCTAAGCCCACAGCTCTTTGCCAAGCCTGAGTATCCAGAGAGCTGCCCGGTCGCCAGTTACAAGGAGTATGCCAGGAAGAGGCCACCAGACATGCTGGATGACAACCACCCTCTTTACCTGTCTCCCAAGTCAATGTGCTCCGTCTGGGACAAAGTGTGGTACAGCAGGAAGGCACTGTCAAACGCCAAAATTGATAAGATCTTGAAACTTATTACCCAGGAAGTCAAAGGAGCCGTAAGGAAGAGCAAGAGATAG
- the MISP gene encoding LOW QUALITY PROTEIN: mitotic interactor and substrate of PLK1 (The sequence of the model RefSeq protein was modified relative to this genomic sequence to represent the inferred CDS: deleted 2 bases in 1 codon) → MDRPARSRPLASAELGLRVTSKLSSGPCLGQGWHRSDSSQEMDRVTRHLVFQLPQASHRHDSLADLRANSDDDVFGSAQHSIQRVENGYSWKRRSQSPSYFLEGGRDVWTPSPDRESKLEVVRSGSLYDLRAYKGERKPSKLYDDDEQDLYRVPPPNISPEKARELEDERKEVIRSQVMRKSSTIAERWSSMDELGSISTGVGSQGEGRHTGSVPTSFAIWFDKSSPGRAATPVDPENIDTEQINFSAARQQFLMLEKTNPGSFFSPGQQAMSPRPESVTKVSREEWYSPDLATKGTRGYSSAGASSQSRTDKSVYQVDGVSSYKTPEKEEAYTPRKAHTERSYPIGKTSILTKAWSREDLDSGLGEMYNEATAGYASDGSTSNETFNVDLRASSNGMGKETRVSNETPIEREIRMAMEREENLWKERGIQRLTSSSELVEIQTKPVLNIHMSPGPGRKGKDRGRASLYVQREIEQETKREEDLKRQGRLLGAYDRGTQQELEERRRVFEQDEAPPQKPTPLKRAEERRSWVKELVVEQPSSPSPAEDTTAGRSIPSYTASIAHFQLSQPRFAASERSREQPLVSQHVSASASKWGSEDSWGGKLPGSTPSPASTAVLPREYLNLSFWKPKVSFVEDMGTQSPLRREDSREEQYRLRTWKPQTSALIEEEIRSDLQREEELQEQRRRLMDTYSNAVAQEGSRSRHSSAASGASGNYSVSESPASSPASHQTGILGLISSFTPLRVTSSSQGSAETLTPDSSCSSPFEERRRRVKEDGKYAGIEPVDKVNTEVVESTRVFRHKSVMAQRWEAGQYVRDED, encoded by the exons atgGACA GGCCAGCCAGGTCAAGACCCTTGGCCTCTGCTGAACTGGGACTC AGGGTGACCTCAAAACTGAGCAGTGGCCCCTGTCTGGGACAAGGCTGGCACAGGAGTGACTCTTCCCAGGAGATGGACAGGGTCACCAGGCACCTTGTGTTCCAGCTCCCACAGGCCTCGCACAGGCACGACTCGCTGGCAGACCTGAGGGCCAACAGTGATGATGATGTGTTTGgctctgctcagcacagcaTCCAGAGGGTGGAAAATGGCTACAGCTGGAAGAGGAGGTCCCAGTCACCCTCCTATTTCCTGGAGGGTGGAAGAGATGTCTGGACCCCGTCCCCAGACAGGGAGTCCAAGCTAGAGGTGGTGAGATCAGGAAGCCTGTATGACCTCCGGGCTTACAAGGGTGAGAGGAAACCCTCAAAGCTCTATGATGATGATGAGCAAGACCTGTACAGGGTCCCTCCACCCAACATCTCACCTGAGAAAGCCAGGGAGCTCGAAGATGAGAGGAAAGAGGTCATCCGGAGCCAGGTGATGAGGAAAAGCTCCACCATTGCGGAGAGGTGGAGCTCCATGGATGAGCTGGGCTCCATCAGCACGGGCGTGGGCAGCCAAGGTGAAGGCAGGCACACAGGCAGTGTCCCCACAAGCTTTGCCATCTGGTTTGACAAATcttccccaggcagggctgcaaCGCCCGTTGACCCTGAGAATATTGACACGGAGCAGATCAACTTCTCTGCGGCTCGGCAGCAGTTCCTGATGCTGGAGAAGACCAACCCGGGCTCATTTttcagcccagggcagcaggcCATGTCCCCAAGGCCAGAGTCAGTGACAAAAGTCTCCAGAGAAGAGTGGTATAGCCCCGATTTGGCCACAAAGGGTACGAGAGGCTACAGCAGTGCCGGTGCGTCAAGCCAGAGCAGGACAGACAAGAGCGTTTACCAGGTTGATGGTGTGTCCTCATACAAGACACCCGAGAAAGAGGAGGCTTATACTCCCAGAAAAGCTCACACAGAAAGGTCATATCCCATCGGGAAGACATCCATCCTGACCAAAGCATGGTCCAGAGAAGACCTGGACTCTGGCTTGGGTGAGATGTATAACGAAGCCACTGCGGGCTACGCCAGCGATGGAAGCACCTCCAACGAGACCTTCAATGTGGATCTGAGGGCCAGCAGCAATGGGATGGGCAAGGAGACGAGGGTCAGCAATGAGACACCCATCGAGCGGGAGATCCGCATGGCGATGGAAAGGGAGGAGAACCTCTGGAAGGAAAGGGGGATCCAGCGGCTGACCTCCAGCAGCGAGCTGGTGGAGATCCAGACCAAGCCTGTCCTCAACATTCACATGTCTCCCGGCCCAGGCAGGAAAGGGAAGGACAGAGGCCGTGCTTCCCTTTACGTCCAGAGGGAAATTGAACAGGAAACAAAGCGTGAGGAAGACCTGAAGAGGCAGGGGAGGCTGCTGGGGGCGTATGACAGGGGGacgcagcaggagctggaggagcgcAGGAGGGTGTTCGAGCAGGACGAAGCCCCCCCACAGAAGCCCACTCCCCTGAAGCgggcagaggagaggaggagctggGTTAAAGAGCTTGTGGTGGAGCAGCCCTCGAGCCCCAGTCCCGCAGAAGACACCACGGCTGGGAGAAGCATTCCCAGCTACACAGCGAGCATCGCCCACTTCCAGCTGTCCCAGCCGCGCTTCGCCGCCAGCGAGAGGAGCCGGGAGCAGCCCTTGGTGTCCCAGCACGTTTCCGCCAGCGCCAGCAAATGGGGGAGCGAGGATTCCTGGGGAGGAAAGCTTCCCGGCTCCACCCCgagccctgccagcactgctgtcctGCCCAGAGAGTACTTGAACCTCTCCTTCTGGAAGCCCAAGGTGTCCTTCGtggaggacatggggacacagagcccGCTGCGGAGGGAGGACAGCCGGGAGGAGCAGTACCGGCTGCGGACATGGAAGCCGCAGACATCGGCGCTGATCGAGGAGGAGATCCGGAGTGACCTGCAGAGGGAagaggagctccaggagcagcggcggcggctGATGGACACCTACAGCAATGCTGTTGCCCAGGAGGGCTCCCGCTCTCGGCACAGCTCTG CTGCCTCAGGTGCCAGTGGCAACTACTCAGTGTCCGAGTCTCCTGcctcctctcctgcctcacACCAGACGGGGATCCTGGGGCTGATCTCATCCTTCACCCCACTGAGAGTGACCAGTTCCTCCCAGGGCAGTGCAGAGACCCTCACCCCTGACTCGTCGTGTTCCAGCCCCTTCGAGGAGCGGAGGAGGAGGGTGAAGGAGGATGGAAAG TATGCAGGCATTGAACCCGTTGACAAGGTCAACACAGAG GTGGTGGAAAGCACCCGAGTGTTTCGCCACAAGAGCGTCATGGCCCAGCGCTGGGAGGCCGGGCAGTATGTCCGGGATGAGGACTGA
- the PALM gene encoding paralemmin-1 isoform X5, producing the protein MEVVEASTLQQERLQAIAEKRKRQTEIENKRRQLEDDRRQLQHLKSKALRERWLLEGAPASASEEEEAMKKQMQEDEVKTKELEETIQRLEKELEMLENSSSVASTKENLAEAAAKEEKKPEAVPNTQKSPLGTVKGARLSSPSPADKRVSSSPVKAVEGSEMMKAAMYSVEITVEKDRVTGETKVLSSTTMLPQNHCLQGVKVYEDELKVVHAVSAEDGALQNGAHPLSSSEVDELLHKADEATLSEAAGRQTPAKAGKGGGSAPGSQKPTPRREITGLQAKVPPGEGTEPSQEQPVTMIFMGYQNVEDENETKKVLGLEGTIKAELVVIEDAESKPEPAHKDHTPPNGTALEPAAAQPLGEEGAGGQKPGANATDAKEAEQETDVKKQRCKCCTVM; encoded by the exons ggtCGTGGAGGCCAGCACCCTTcagcaggagaggctgcaggcCATCGCG gagAAGCGGAAGCGTCAGACGGAGATCGAGAACAAAAGGCGGCAGCTCGAGGATGACAGGCGGCAGCTGCAGCATCTCAAG TCCAAGGCTCTGCGGGAGAGATGGCTCCTGGAGGGGGCCCCAGCTTCTGCCTCcgaggaggaagaggccatgaagAAACAGATGCAGGAGGATGAGGTGAAGAccaaggagctggaggaaaccATCCAGAG gctggagaaggagctggagatGCTGGAGAACAGCAGCTCAGTGGCTTCGACCAAGGAGAacctggcagaggcagcagccaaggaggagaagaagcCTGAGGCTGTCCCCAACACGCAGAAG AGTCCCCTGGGCACAGTTAAGG GCGCTCGTCTCTCCTCTCCATCTCCAGCCGACAAGAGGGTCTCCAGCAGCCCCGTGAAGGCAGTGGAAGGCAGTGAAATGATGAAGGCGG CCATGTACTCGGTGGAGATCACAGTGGAGAAGGACAGAGTGACTGGGGAGACCAAGGTCCTGTCCAGCACCACCATGCTCCCCCAGAACCACTGTCTGCAGGGGGTCAAAGTGTACGAGGATGAGCTGAAAG TGGTGCATGCGGTGAGTGCCGAGGACGGGGCCCTGCAGAACGGGGCCCACCCCCTCAGCTCCTCCGAGGTCGACGAGCTCCTGCACAAGGCGGACGAGGCCACCCTGAGTGAAGCTGCCGGGCGCCAGACCCCAGCCAAGGCTGGCAAGGGGGGCGGCAGCGCCCCGGGCAGCCAGAAGCCGACGCCGCGGCGGGAGATCACGGGGCTGCAAGCGAAGGTGCCACCGGGCGAGgggacagagcccagccaggagcaACCCGTCACCATGATCTTCATGGGCTACCAGAACGTGGAGGATGAGAACGAGACCAAgaaggtgctggggctggagggcaCCATCAAGGCAGAGCTGGTGGTGATTGAGGATGCCGAGAGCAAGCCGGAGCCGGCACACAAGGACCACACGCCGCCCAACGGCACCGCCCTGGAGCCGGCGGCCGCCCAGCCGCTGGGCGAGGAGGGTGCGGGCGGGCAGAAGCCGGGTGCCAACGCCACAGATGCCAAGGAGGCCGAGCAGGAGACAGACGTGAAGAAGCAGCGCTGCAAGTGCTGCACGGTGATGTGA
- the PALM gene encoding paralemmin-1 isoform X4 codes for MEVVEASTLQQERLQAIAEKRKRQTEIENKRRQLEDDRRQLQHLKSKALRERWLLEGAPASASEEEEAMKKQMQEDEVKTKELEETIQRLEKELEMLENSSSVASTKENLAEAAAKEEKKPEAVPNTQKSPLGTVKVVHAVSAEDGALQNGAHPLSSSEVDELLHKADEATLSEAAGRQTPAKAGKGGGSAPGSQKPTPRREITGLQAKVPPGEGTEPSQEQPVTMIFMGYQNVEDENETKKVLGLEGTIKAELVVIEDAESKPEPAHKDHTPPNGTALEPAAAQPLGEEGAGGQKPGANATDAKEAEQETDVKKQRCKCCTVM; via the exons ggtCGTGGAGGCCAGCACCCTTcagcaggagaggctgcaggcCATCGCG gagAAGCGGAAGCGTCAGACGGAGATCGAGAACAAAAGGCGGCAGCTCGAGGATGACAGGCGGCAGCTGCAGCATCTCAAG TCCAAGGCTCTGCGGGAGAGATGGCTCCTGGAGGGGGCCCCAGCTTCTGCCTCcgaggaggaagaggccatgaagAAACAGATGCAGGAGGATGAGGTGAAGAccaaggagctggaggaaaccATCCAGAG gctggagaaggagctggagatGCTGGAGAACAGCAGCTCAGTGGCTTCGACCAAGGAGAacctggcagaggcagcagccaaggaggagaagaagcCTGAGGCTGTCCCCAACACGCAGAAG AGTCCCCTGGGCACAGTTAAGG TGGTGCATGCGGTGAGTGCCGAGGACGGGGCCCTGCAGAACGGGGCCCACCCCCTCAGCTCCTCCGAGGTCGACGAGCTCCTGCACAAGGCGGACGAGGCCACCCTGAGTGAAGCTGCCGGGCGCCAGACCCCAGCCAAGGCTGGCAAGGGGGGCGGCAGCGCCCCGGGCAGCCAGAAGCCGACGCCGCGGCGGGAGATCACGGGGCTGCAAGCGAAGGTGCCACCGGGCGAGgggacagagcccagccaggagcaACCCGTCACCATGATCTTCATGGGCTACCAGAACGTGGAGGATGAGAACGAGACCAAgaaggtgctggggctggagggcaCCATCAAGGCAGAGCTGGTGGTGATTGAGGATGCCGAGAGCAAGCCGGAGCCGGCACACAAGGACCACACGCCGCCCAACGGCACCGCCCTGGAGCCGGCGGCCGCCCAGCCGCTGGGCGAGGAGGGTGCGGGCGGGCAGAAGCCGGGTGCCAACGCCACAGATGCCAAGGAGGCCGAGCAGGAGACAGACGTGAAGAAGCAGCGCTGCAAGTGCTGCACGGTGATGTGA
- the PALM gene encoding paralemmin-1 isoform X3, whose product MEVVEASTLQQERLQAIAEKRKRQTEIENKRRQLEDDRRQLQHLKSKALRERWLLEGAPASASEEEEAMKKQMQEDEVKTKELEETIQRLEKELEMLENSSSVASTKENLAEAAAKEEKKPEAVPNTQKSPLGTVKADKRVSSSPVKAVEGSEMMKAVVHAVSAEDGALQNGAHPLSSSEVDELLHKADEATLSEAAGRQTPAKAGKGGGSAPGSQKPTPRREITGLQAKVPPGEGTEPSQEQPVTMIFMGYQNVEDENETKKVLGLEGTIKAELVVIEDAESKPEPAHKDHTPPNGTALEPAAAQPLGEEGAGGQKPGANATDAKEAEQETDVKKQRCKCCTVM is encoded by the exons ggtCGTGGAGGCCAGCACCCTTcagcaggagaggctgcaggcCATCGCG gagAAGCGGAAGCGTCAGACGGAGATCGAGAACAAAAGGCGGCAGCTCGAGGATGACAGGCGGCAGCTGCAGCATCTCAAG TCCAAGGCTCTGCGGGAGAGATGGCTCCTGGAGGGGGCCCCAGCTTCTGCCTCcgaggaggaagaggccatgaagAAACAGATGCAGGAGGATGAGGTGAAGAccaaggagctggaggaaaccATCCAGAG gctggagaaggagctggagatGCTGGAGAACAGCAGCTCAGTGGCTTCGACCAAGGAGAacctggcagaggcagcagccaaggaggagaagaagcCTGAGGCTGTCCCCAACACGCAGAAG AGTCCCCTGGGCACAGTTAAGG CCGACAAGAGGGTCTCCAGCAGCCCCGTGAAGGCAGTGGAAGGCAGTGAAATGATGAAGGCGG TGGTGCATGCGGTGAGTGCCGAGGACGGGGCCCTGCAGAACGGGGCCCACCCCCTCAGCTCCTCCGAGGTCGACGAGCTCCTGCACAAGGCGGACGAGGCCACCCTGAGTGAAGCTGCCGGGCGCCAGACCCCAGCCAAGGCTGGCAAGGGGGGCGGCAGCGCCCCGGGCAGCCAGAAGCCGACGCCGCGGCGGGAGATCACGGGGCTGCAAGCGAAGGTGCCACCGGGCGAGgggacagagcccagccaggagcaACCCGTCACCATGATCTTCATGGGCTACCAGAACGTGGAGGATGAGAACGAGACCAAgaaggtgctggggctggagggcaCCATCAAGGCAGAGCTGGTGGTGATTGAGGATGCCGAGAGCAAGCCGGAGCCGGCACACAAGGACCACACGCCGCCCAACGGCACCGCCCTGGAGCCGGCGGCCGCCCAGCCGCTGGGCGAGGAGGGTGCGGGCGGGCAGAAGCCGGGTGCCAACGCCACAGATGCCAAGGAGGCCGAGCAGGAGACAGACGTGAAGAAGCAGCGCTGCAAGTGCTGCACGGTGATGTGA